In Lepidochelys kempii isolate rLepKem1 chromosome 8, rLepKem1.hap2, whole genome shotgun sequence, a single genomic region encodes these proteins:
- the HYI gene encoding putative hydroxypyruvate isomerase, translating to MAPLRFAANLDWLFTERPALPERLEAAARAGFRAAELPEPYAWDPALLRRAADRAGLALVLINTPPGDRDKGEKGLGAVPGRQAAFREGLALAVKYAKALGCLRIHLMAGRVPAGTERTAMAPEMEATFIENLRYAADILAQEDMTGLLEPMNSRITDPRYFLTTSHQAAAILEKVGRPNLWLQLDIFHCQIMNGNLTQTLKTYFPLIGHIQIGQVPGRHEPDSPGEVNFPYLFQLLESLGYEGYVGCEYTPQGDTLEGLGWLHAYWESRGWQQRWW from the exons ATGGCTCCGCTGCGCTTCGCCGCGAACCTGGACTGGCTCTTCACCGAGCGGCCGGCGCTGCCCGAGCGGCTGGAGGCGGCGGCCCGGGCCGGGTTCCGCGCGGCCGAGCTGCCCGAGCCCTACGCCTGGGACCCGGCGCTGCTGCGCCGGGCTGCGGACCGGGCCGGGCTGGCTCTGGTGCTGATCAACACCCCGCCAG GGGACCGGGACAAGGGCGAGAAGGGGCTTGGTGCTGTGCCCGGCCGCCAGGCTGCCTTCCGGGAAGGCCTGGCCCTGGCCGTGAAGTACGCAAAGGCCCTGGGTTGCCTCAG GATCCATCTCATGGCTGGGCGGGTCCCTGCGGGCACCGAGCGGACAGCGATGGCTCCGGAAATGGAAGCCACCTTCATCGAGAACCTCAGATATGCTGCTGATATCCTGGCCCAG GAGGACATGACAGGCCTGCTGGAGCCTATGAACAGCCGCATCACTGACCCACGCTACTTCCTGACCACCTCTCACCAAG ctgcagccattctggagaaggtggggaggCCCAACCTCTGGCTGCAGCTG GACATTTTCCACTGCCAGATCATGAATGGGAACCTGACACAGACCCTGAAGACTTACTTCCCGCTCATTG GTCACATCCAGATCGGGCAGGTGCCTGGTCGGCATGAGCCTGACAGCCCAGGCGAGGTGAACTTCCCCTACCTCTTCCAGCTGCTGGAGTCGCTCGGCTATGAGGGCTACGTGGGCTGCGAGTACACCCCGCAAG GAGACACGCTGGAAGGACTGGGCTGGTTGCACGCGTACTGGGAGAGCAGAGGCTGGCAGCAGCGCTGGTGGTAG